TTGAAGCCTCCCGCGCCACTGACTCCTGCTTCTCCAAACTGATCGTAACGACTACGAGTTTCTGGTTCGGATAGCACTTCGTAAGCGCGATTAATTTCTTTAAAGCGTTCTTCGGCTCCTGGTTCTTTGTTAACATCAGGATGATATTTCCGCGCTAGACGGCGGTATGCTTGTTTTAGGTCTTCTTTACTGGCGTTACGGGCAACCCCAAGAGTTTCGTAGTAGTCACCTGGCATAGAGCTTTGATCGAGTAAGTTGTGCGGTTGAGTTGAGTGATTGGCCTAGTGTTACTTTAGCAAATTATTGTGAAGAAAACATCAATAAGAATTCTTTTTATGTAAAATGCTGATGACTTGAGTTTGGCTAATATTCCATACTGGGTCTGGTTTTGAGGCAAATAAGGGAGATTGAATCATCGAAAAATTGGGTAGAAACCCCGTCGTTCTACGACGGCTTTATATTTGTAGTTTAACACACTCACAAAAAGATGTGCTATAATGTGAGGCATGGAAAAAGCCTTTAGTTACCGATTTTACCCAACCCCAGAACAAGAGTCGCTATTGCGGCGCACTTTGGGCTGTGTAAGGTTGGTTTACAACAAGGCTCTCTATGAGAGAACTCAAGGATGGTACGAGAGACAAGAAAAAATTGGATACAACCAAACATCTTCCATGCTGACCGAATGGAAAAAACAAGAAGACTTGGCTTTTCTTAATGAAGTTAGTTGTGTACCAATACAGCAAGGATTGAGACATCTTCAGTCGGCATTTGCTAATTTCTTTGCAGGAAGGGCAAAATATCCTAACTTTAAGAAAAAAAGGAATGGCGGTAGTGCTGAATTTACAAAGTCGGCATTTAAGTTTAAAGATGGAAAAATCTACCTTGCTAAAAGTGTTGAACCTTTGGACATTCGATGGTCTAGGCAGATTCCAAAAGGATGTGAGCCGTCTTCTGTAACCGTTAAAATGCACCCATCGGGACGTTGGCATATTTCCATTCGTTTTGACGATCCCACCAGATCGCCGTTGCCGAAGAGCGATAATGCAATTGGGATTGACTTGGGGATTACAAGTTTGATCGCTACGAGTAATGGGGATAAAGTTGTTAATCCCAAACAATTTAAGCAGCATTACAGAAGATTGAGACGAGCGCAGAAAAACCTTTCTCGTAAACAGAAGGGTTCTAAAAACAGAGAAAAAGCGAGGGTTAAGGTGGCTAAAATTCACCTTAAGATCTCTGATTCTCGCCAAGATTTCTTGCATAAGTTGACGACTAATTTGGTACGCGAAAATCAAACGATTGCCGTTGAGTCGTTGGCAGTTAAGAATATGGTTAAAAACCACAAACTCGCATTAGCTATTTCTGATAGCGGATGGAGTGAATTGGTTAGGCAATTAGATTACAAATGTCGATGGTATGGGCGTAATCTAGTTAAGATTGACCAATGGTTTCCTAGCTCCAAACGCTGTGGAAATTGTGGTCACACAATGGATAAATTACCGCTAAATATCCGTGAGTGGGAATGTCCTAAATGTGGGGTAGTCCATGACAGAGATATCAACGCCAGCAAGAACATTTTGGCCGCAGGGCTTGCGGTGTCAGTCTGTGGAGCGACCATAAGACCCGAACAGAGCAAATCTGTGAAGGCGGGTGCTATGAAGCAGAAACCTAAATCGTGAGGTTTGGGAATCCCCGCCCTTTAGCGAAGCGGAGGGCGAGGGAGGATGTCAAGAGTGATCCATTAACCGTAGGTCTACTGGTAAGTTTGGCTGTACAGGAATTTGTCAAGTCTGGGACGGGAGATTTGACTAAACGTTTTACCGCAGAGGCGATCGCAAAAATTCCTGTATTATGGGGCAAGATTAAAGCCCGATTAACGGGAAAATCCCCTAAAGTTGATGAGGCATTGGTTAAAGTGGAAGGGGGCGACAGTGCGGCCATTGAAACCATTACTAAAAATCTTGATGTGGTGTTGGATGACGACCCCATTTTTGCCGAAGAATTACGGGTTTTAGCCAAGGACATTAAAGCAGGGGAACTCAGACAAGTGGGATTAGAAAATGTTGAGGCGGGTGAATTAGATGCAGAGGTTGAGCAACAGGTAAAAGGAAAACCAACGGCTAATACTGAACAAATTGGAGCAACTGGGTTGAAAGTTACGGGAAAAGCGACGATTAAAACTAAGCAAAGTATTGAGTAGAATTTATGAAACTGGCTATTTCTTTGCCAATGGAAGAATTGCAAACATTTTGTCAGCATTGTCAGATTCAAGAATTAGCAGTGTTTGGCTCAATTTTACGGGATGATTTTCGTCTAGATACAAGTGATGTGGATTTTTTAGCTGTTTTTGAACCTTCTTGTCGTTGGAGTTTGTTGGATAGAGTACGCATGGAAAGCGATTTAGAAAAGTTGCTTGATCGTCCAGTGGATTTATTAGACAAAGAAGAAATAGAACAGAGTCCTAATTGGTTACGTCGTAAAACTATTCTTAAATCAGCCAGAATTATTTATGCTAAGTTATCACAAATAATAGACTTTAACTCTAAAGAGTTAAGCTAGACAAACAAAGGTTGCCTACGCAACCTGGAATTTAGTCCGCGAAGGCGGACTTAGTTTTTATAGAATCAGGCTTTAACCTGTTATTAATTATTAGTTTAACTCAACCATGACTTAAAATTTTAGGCAACATGAACGACAATTTTAACGAAACGTTTTACCCAAGAGGCGATCGCCTCGTAATGAATTCAGAAGTCAGAAGTTAAAATTATTGGGAGAATAACCTTTGTAGGGACTTAATACCATTAATTCCTGACTATAATAAAATCAGTCAATTGGAACAATTTTTGAAGCAAATGGAACCTTTAACCGCATTGGCTGGTACAGTGGCGATTATTCTGACGGGGGCCTTAAACCGCGTGGGTGAGATGACATTGGATGGTACGATCGCCCAGTTAAAAAAACTAATTGAGGCAAAATCTCCAGAAACACTGAAAAAACTGGAATCTTCGGGACAGAATCCTAAGATTTTACCGGAAACGATTGAAGTGATAGCGACTTTGATCGAAGATGATACAGAAATTAAGGAAGCTGCGGAAAAGGTAGCCAAGGAAAATGAAAATAATTCCTATGTAATTAATCAATTTCCTAAGTTAGAAAAGATTCTTAATTTTGCCAGTAGAGATATTAATATTAAAGAACAAAATATCACTTTTTGACTAAAGTCGCCTGATTTTGGTCAGGTTAAACCAAACCCCCACAATTTATTTAACAGTGGAGTCCCTCAATTTGTGGGACGCGATCGCGTTTTAATTAAGTTACACGAACAGTTACAGCAGACGGAAAGGGTCGCTATTTCTACCTTAACGGGAATGGGTGGCATCGGTAAATCGGAATTAGCCTTACAGTATAGTTGGCAGGAATGGCCGAAAGAAACTTATCGGGGGGGAATTTGTTGGTTGAATGTAGTAAATAGTGATCCTGGTTTGAGTATTGTGACTTTTGCCAGCAGTTATTTGGGCTTAACTATACCAGATACGGAATCCTTAAGGGAACGGGTTGCTTATTGTTGGCAACATTGGCTTAAAAATGATACGGATCAAACATTGATTATTTTTGATGATGTGCGGGATTATGAGCAGATTAAGCACTATTTACCGCCGAAGGAAGAAAAACGCTTTAAAGTCATTATTACGACGCGCTGTCAGTATCTATCGGCCTCTGTTCAAACTCTCCATATCGAGAAGTTAGATGAAGCGGCAGCCTTAGATTTATTGCGTTCATATATAACTGATGGCAGAATTGATGAGCAAATTGAGCAAGCAGAGTCACTTTGTCGAGATTTGGGCTATTTACCCCTAGCTTTGGAATTGGTAGCGCGGTTACTGCGACGGCGCAATAGTTGGACGGTGGAGAAAATTAGGGAGAAGTTGGCAGAGAAGGGGTTAGAAGATGCTAGTTTAGTTAAAAATCCTAAGTTTGACTCGGAAATGACTGCGGAACGAGGGGTTAAAGCTGCTTTTGATCTGAGTTGGGACGCTTTAAAGGAGGAACCAGAAGCCCAAAATTTAGCTCTCTATCTTAGTTTATTTGCTCTTGCGCCTTTTCCTAAAGTGTTTATTGATGGGTTATTTCCTGAACAAGAGGAAGACGAAATTGAGGAATGGTTAACGGATAATTTAGTTCATCTTAATCTAGTCAGAACCTTAGATAATGGTTGGTATGAACTGCATACTTTGATTCGTCGCTATCTAAGGGATAAATTAGAACAGTCTGAGATTAAAGAGAAAGCAAAACAAGCTTACTGTAAGGTGATGGTGACAGTTGCTAAAAATATTCCTCATACCCCTACCTTAGAAGATATTGCCAATTTTGAACCCATTATTGATCACCTGAAAGTTGTTGCTGATGAGTTAGACAAATCCCTAGAAGATGAGGATTTAGATTGGCCGTTTATTGGTTTGGGTCGTTTTTATCTAGGTCAAGGACTCTATAATGATGCAGAACCCTATTTAACTGATTGTTTAAGGTTTACACAACAACGCTTAGGGGAAAATCATCCCGATGTTGCTACCAGTCTCAACAATTTAGCAGAATTGTACCGTTCTCAAGGACGTTACCCAGAAGCAGAACCCTTGTATCGGCGATCGCTGTCTATCAGGGAACTACAATTGGGGGAAAATCATCCCTCTGTTGCTAACAGTCTCAACAATTTAGCTGGTTTGTACCGTTCTCAAGGACGTTACCCAGAAGCAGAACCCTTGTATCAGCGATCGCTGTCTATCTGGGAACAACAATTGGGGGAAAATCATCCCGATGTTGCTACCAGTCTCAACAATTTAGCTGGTTTGTACGAATCTCAAGGACGTTACCCAGAAGCTGAACCCTTGTATCTGNNNNNNNNNNNNNNNNNNNNNNNNNNNNNNNNNNNNNNNNNNNNNNNNNNNNNNNNNNNNNNNNNNNNNNNNNNNNNNNNNNNNCGAATCTCAAGGACGTTACCCAGAAGCTGAACCCTTGTATCTGCGATCGCTGTCTATCAGGGAACAACAATTGGGGGAAAATCATCCCGATGTTGCTACCAGTCTCAACAATTTAGCTGGTTTGTACCGTTCTCAAGGACGTTACCCAGAAGCAGAACCCTTGTATCGGCGATCGCTGTCTATCAGGGAACAACAATTGGGGGAAAATCATCCCGATGTTGCTACCAGTCTCAACAATTTAGCTGGTTTGTACCGTTCTCAAGGACGTTACCCAGAAGCAGAACCCTTGTATCTGCGATCGCTGTCTATCATAAAACAACAATTGGGGGAAAATCATCCCCATGTTGCTTCCAGTCTCAACAATTTAGCAGGTTTGTACGAATCTCAAGGACGTTACCCAGAAGCAGAACCCTTGTATCTGCGATCGCTGTCTATCATAAAACAACAATTGGGGGAAAATCATCCCCATGTTGCTTCCAGTCTCAACAATTTAGCAGGTTTGTATGAATCTCAAGGACGTTACCCAGAAGCAGAACCCTTGTATCTGCGATCGCTGTCTATCTGGGAACAACAATTGGGGGAAAATCATCCCTCTGTTGCTACCAGTCTCAACAATTTAGCTTTGTTGTATGAAACGCAAGGAAAGCTAGAAGAAGCAGAAAGATTTGCACAACAAGCATTAACAATGTATCAAGCTGCATTAAGTGATAATCATCCTCATACTCTTAATTCATTGCTTACAGTTAAATGTTTCCAGATGATGAAGCTTTTGGGATGCGATAAACAAACATTGTTGGGTATTCTACAAGCAATTGCAGAGGCGAATAATATTCCCCAGTTGAATACAGAAACAATGTTGATGTTACTGGACTTTATGTCGGATAATCCCGAATTATTGGAGAGTTTGCGGGAACAAATATCAACGAGAACATGATAAAGTACGGTAATTTAATGGCTTTGTAGGGGTTTAACACCGTTAAACCCTGAGCGACATTAAAATAGTGGTATAAGTTTATGTTAGACTAAGATTATAAAATATAATCAGCAAAAACTATGACAATTAAAGAACAACTCATTAAAGAAATTGAACATATTCCTGATACTCTCTTAGGACAATTACTTGATTATGTACTCTTTCTTAAAGAACGACATATTGAAGAAGAAATCAGCGAAGAAGAACGTGATAATATTATTGCATCTGAGTCTGCTTATCAATCAGGAGATTACTTAACCCTTGAAGAATATGAGGCTAGTTAAAATTGAGCTATCATATTATTATTCCTAAACCTGTTCAAAAGCAACTAGACGAATTACCTCAAAAACAACGCAAACGAATGATTGCAGACATTCGACTTCTTGCTGATACACCTCGTCCTAATGGAGTTAAAAAGCTTAAAGGATATGATAACAGTTATCGAATCAGAATAGGTAACTATCGTGTAATTTACAGAATTCAAGACAAAGAAATGCTGATTCTTGTCTTAAGTTGTATTCATCGTAAAGATGCTTATTAAACTAGAGTAATTTAATAGCTTTGTAGGGGTTTAATACCGTTAAACCCTGAGCGACATTCACACATATATAAATAATATATATAATAGGATAGTCACCATTAAAGGATAAAAAAACATGGAATCAATCATTAATGAAGAAAAGACAAAAGAACTTCTAACTGAAATTTTAATAGAGATGATGCAATCGAAACGAGAAATCTTTTATGAAATTGTTTTAGAAGCGTTAGAAGAAATCGGGTTAGCTAACGCCATAATTGAAGGAAGACAGAATGAATTTGTTTCCGAAGAAGAAATATTTTCAATTCTTGATAGCGAAGTAGAATGAAAATTAAATTTGAATCAAAATTTGCGAAAGACTTGAAGAAAATCAAAGATAAAAAACTATTATTAAATGTTAAAGAGAGCATCAATGAATGTAAATTAGCTGATAGTTTAAGTGAAATCAATAATCTCAAAAAACTTAAAGGTTATCAAACATTTTATCGCCTGAAAATAGGAGACTATCGAATTGGGATTGAAATCACTAATAATGAATTGATTTTTGTTCGCTTTTTACATAGAAAAGAAGTTTATCGATTCTTCCCCTAACAAGTTTATGAGGCTACAGTATTTTAATGGTTTGTCAAAGATTAGGGCATAATAGTATTATGCCCCTACAGCAATTTAATGGCTTTGTAGGGGTTTAACACCGTTATTGAAAAGGACAAAGATACCAATCTTTATGTAGGTTATGTCCCCGGTTTTGCTGGCGCACATTCCACTGGTGAAACCTTGGATGAATTACACAAAAACTTACAAGAAGTAATTGAAATGTTATTAGAATAAGTTATTTACTTTTATTTTAATCAAGAATCAAATATTTAGCATTAGGAGGAAACTGTAAAGAAATTTGCTTATTATCGCTTTTTAGTTTAACCTTTCCTTGAGCCACTCCATTAGCATCTAAAATAGTTCCTTGAGTTAACTTAGGATTATTAATAGTTAAAGTAACATCATTTTTAATGAGTCGCCAAGGAGCTTTACCATAATTTATTACCTCAAACTCTTGTTGTAAATTACCTTTTTTGTCTTGCCAAGTCACCTCTTTTTGTTGCCAACCTGTAGGACGAGCAATAGTTCCCATTTGGACTAAAATTTGCTGGGACTGGTTAAGGGGTTTATTATCCATTGATACCACTAAAATTGTACCATATTCATTGTTAGAAGTAATGGTTGTATCTCCTAATTTTACTGTACCTAAATTCTTTAA
Above is a genomic segment from Crocosphaera sp. UHCC 0190 containing:
- a CDS encoding RNA-guided endonuclease TnpB family protein, translating into MEKAFSYRFYPTPEQESLLRRTLGCVRLVYNKALYERTQGWYERQEKIGYNQTSSMLTEWKKQEDLAFLNEVSCVPIQQGLRHLQSAFANFFAGRAKYPNFKKKRNGGSAEFTKSAFKFKDGKIYLAKSVEPLDIRWSRQIPKGCEPSSVTVKMHPSGRWHISIRFDDPTRSPLPKSDNAIGIDLGITSLIATSNGDKVVNPKQFKQHYRRLRRAQKNLSRKQKGSKNREKARVKVAKIHLKISDSRQDFLHKLTTNLVRENQTIAVESLAVKNMVKNHKLALAISDSGWSELVRQLDYKCRWYGRNLVKIDQWFPSSKRCGNCGHTMDKLPLNIREWECPKCGVVHDRDINASKNILAAGLAVSVCGATIRPEQSKSVKAGAMKQKPKS
- a CDS encoding nucleotidyltransferase family protein, encoding MKLAISLPMEELQTFCQHCQIQELAVFGSILRDDFRLDTSDVDFLAVFEPSCRWSLLDRVRMESDLEKLLDRPVDLLDKEEIEQSPNWLRRKTILKSARIIYAKLSQIIDFNSKELS
- a CDS encoding tetratricopeptide repeat protein, with translation MGGIGKSELALQYSWQEWPKETYRGGICWLNVVNSDPGLSIVTFASSYLGLTIPDTESLRERVAYCWQHWLKNDTDQTLIIFDDVRDYEQIKHYLPPKEEKRFKVIITTRCQYLSASVQTLHIEKLDEAAALDLLRSYITDGRIDEQIEQAESLCRDLGYLPLALELVARLLRRRNSWTVEKIREKLAEKGLEDASLVKNPKFDSEMTAERGVKAAFDLSWDALKEEPEAQNLALYLSLFALAPFPKVFIDGLFPEQEEDEIEEWLTDNLVHLNLVRTLDNGWYELHTLIRRYLRDKLEQSEIKEKAKQAYCKVMVTVAKNIPHTPTLEDIANFEPIIDHLKVVADELDKSLEDEDLDWPFIGLGRFYLGQGLYNDAEPYLTDCLRFTQQRLGENHPDVATSLNNLAELYRSQGRYPEAEPLYRRSLSIRELQLGENHPSVANSLNNLAGLYRSQGRYPEAEPLYQRSLSIWEQQLGENHPDVATSLNNLAGLYESQGRYPEAEPLYL
- a CDS encoding tetratricopeptide repeat-containing protein, giving the protein ESQGRYPEAEPLYLRSLSIREQQLGENHPDVATSLNNLAGLYRSQGRYPEAEPLYRRSLSIREQQLGENHPDVATSLNNLAGLYRSQGRYPEAEPLYLRSLSIIKQQLGENHPHVASSLNNLAGLYESQGRYPEAEPLYLRSLSIIKQQLGENHPHVASSLNNLAGLYESQGRYPEAEPLYLRSLSIWEQQLGENHPSVATSLNNLALLYETQGKLEEAERFAQQALTMYQAALSDNHPHTLNSLLTVKCFQMMKLLGCDKQTLLGILQAIAEANNIPQLNTETMLMLLDFMSDNPELLESLREQISTRT
- a CDS encoding DUF2281 domain-containing protein yields the protein MTIKEQLIKEIEHIPDTLLGQLLDYVLFLKERHIEEEISEEERDNIIASESAYQSGDYLTLEEYEAS
- a CDS encoding type II toxin-antitoxin system RelE/ParE family toxin, with amino-acid sequence MSYHIIIPKPVQKQLDELPQKQRKRMIADIRLLADTPRPNGVKKLKGYDNSYRIRIGNYRVIYRIQDKEMLILVLSCIHRKDAY
- a CDS encoding type II toxin-antitoxin system mRNA interferase toxin, RelE/StbE family, with the translated sequence MKIKFESKFAKDLKKIKDKKLLLNVKESINECKLADSLSEINNLKKLKGYQTFYRLKIGDYRIGIEITNNELIFVRFLHRKEVYRFFP
- a CDS encoding type II toxin-antitoxin system HicB family antitoxin, whose translation is MEKDKDTNLYVGYVPGFAGAHSTGETLDELHKNLQEVIEMLLE